One genomic region from Leptolyngbyaceae cyanobacterium JSC-12 encodes:
- a CDS encoding N-acetylmuramoyl-L-alanine amidase (IMG reference gene:2510095734~PFAM: N-acetylmuramoyl-L-alanine amidase; Localisation of periplasmic protein complexes~manually curated) has protein sequence MRQITEVVTVKIRWLFSGLVGFWLLMSSIAEAATLQFWRFDQRDNRLEFRTDDGVQPRAQLVFNPTRLVIDLPGTRLGRPKQLEQFNGRVTALRVAQFDRDTTRLVLELSPGYTINPKQVRFRYTTAQNWTIELPQPEYNPAIASDDAQDDQTLEVPQAPVIPRASVGGLFPVAPTPRPNPTIPIVPNGQPIVIVDPGHGGPDPGAIGIGGLRETDIVLDISRQVAALLSQQGVSAVLTRDAEYDLGLEPRVQMANRANATVFVSIHANAISMSRPDISGLETYYFNTGKELAEVIHRTILEETGVRDRRVRQARFYVLRYTKMPSVLIETGFVTGAEDAAKLSDPGYRSRMAAAIARGILRYLGRSS, from the coding sequence TTGAGACAGATTACAGAGGTCGTGACTGTGAAGATACGGTGGTTGTTCTCTGGCTTAGTTGGCTTCTGGTTGCTTATGTCATCAATTGCAGAAGCAGCGACCCTTCAGTTTTGGCGATTTGATCAGCGGGACAATCGTCTTGAATTTAGAACCGATGATGGGGTACAACCACGTGCTCAACTGGTATTTAATCCCACTCGCTTAGTGATTGATTTACCCGGAACCCGGCTGGGTCGTCCCAAGCAGCTAGAGCAATTTAATGGCAGAGTAACAGCGCTTAGGGTTGCCCAGTTTGATCGAGACACGACACGCTTGGTGTTGGAGTTATCTCCTGGATACACAATTAACCCGAAACAAGTTCGGTTTCGCTATACAACTGCCCAAAATTGGACGATTGAACTGCCCCAACCAGAATATAATCCTGCGATCGCCAGTGATGATGCCCAGGATGACCAGACGTTAGAAGTACCACAAGCACCTGTTATACCGCGTGCCTCAGTGGGTGGATTGTTCCCTGTTGCACCCACTCCTCGCCCCAACCCAACTATTCCGATAGTGCCGAATGGGCAACCTATTGTGATTGTAGATCCGGGACATGGTGGTCCTGATCCAGGAGCCATAGGGATTGGTGGCTTGCGGGAAACCGATATTGTGCTGGATATCAGTCGGCAAGTTGCAGCATTGCTGTCACAACAGGGTGTTTCCGCAGTTTTAACCCGCGATGCCGAATATGATTTGGGGTTGGAACCACGGGTACAAATGGCAAATCGGGCAAACGCCACTGTATTTGTCAGTATTCATGCCAATGCCATTAGCATGTCTCGTCCAGATATCAGCGGGTTAGAAACCTACTACTTCAATACGGGCAAAGAACTGGCAGAGGTGATTCACCGCACGATTTTAGAAGAAACAGGTGTGCGCGATCGCCGCGTTCGTCAGGCTCGTTTTTATGTCCTGCGTTATACCAAAATGCCCTCAGTGCTAATCGAAACTGGGTTTGTGACAGGAGCCGAAGATGCCGCCAAACTGAGTGACCCTGGTTATCGCAGTCGGATGGCAGCAGCGATCGCCCGCGGCATTTTACGTTACTTAGGACGGAGCAGCTAG
- a CDS encoding hypothetical protein (IMG reference gene:2510095735~PFAM: Uncharacterised BCR, COG1649) codes for MRKLRFLLPLLFLFIAALSLTILIGTPISAVSQQPRPEIRGVWMTSNDMDTLRDRTKVQEAVRQLRRLNFNTIYPVVWNAGYTTYPSAIAQRQRIQSFTYRGTDGQDILADLIAQAHAQGLFVVPWFEFGFMAPPSSELALNHPDWLTQKRDGSQTSISAAGEVVWLNPLRPEVQKFLTDLVLEIVTQYDVDGIQFDDHTSLPSEFGYDNYTVALYTKETKKAPPANAQDPAWVKWRADKITAFMSQLHKAVSAKKPKAIFSISPNYYDFAYKLQLQDWLGWVRRNIADELIVQVYRPDLQSFLPQLTRPEIQETQQKIPTAIAIMAGLRNRPVPMSIIQAQTQAAQERGLGVSFFYYETLWNAAAESPIERQTGFQALFPYPSMRF; via the coding sequence ACTCCCATTTCTGCTGTGTCGCAGCAACCAAGACCGGAAATTCGTGGCGTGTGGATGACCAGCAATGATATGGATACCCTCCGCGATCGTACCAAAGTCCAAGAAGCTGTCCGCCAACTGCGACGGTTGAATTTCAACACAATTTATCCCGTGGTGTGGAATGCAGGCTATACGACTTATCCCAGTGCGATCGCCCAACGGCAGAGAATTCAATCCTTCACCTATCGCGGCACGGATGGGCAAGATATTTTGGCTGACCTAATCGCTCAAGCCCATGCCCAGGGACTGTTCGTGGTGCCTTGGTTTGAATTTGGTTTCATGGCTCCTCCCAGTTCCGAACTAGCGCTCAACCATCCCGATTGGCTAACGCAAAAGCGCGACGGTAGCCAAACCTCCATCAGTGCAGCAGGAGAAGTCGTCTGGCTAAATCCACTACGTCCAGAAGTACAGAAATTCTTAACGGATCTGGTGCTGGAAATCGTGACCCAATATGACGTGGATGGTATCCAGTTTGATGACCACACCAGCCTGCCTAGCGAGTTTGGCTACGACAACTACACCGTAGCGCTCTACACCAAAGAAACCAAGAAAGCGCCTCCTGCCAATGCACAAGATCCTGCCTGGGTGAAATGGCGTGCTGACAAAATTACAGCATTTATGAGCCAATTGCACAAAGCCGTGAGCGCTAAAAAGCCGAAAGCAATCTTTTCAATTTCGCCCAACTACTACGATTTTGCTTATAAACTTCAGTTGCAAGACTGGCTGGGTTGGGTGCGGCGCAATATTGCCGATGAACTGATTGTGCAGGTGTATCGCCCCGACTTGCAAAGTTTTCTGCCCCAGCTAACTCGTCCTGAAATTCAGGAAACGCAGCAAAAAATTCCTACCGCGATCGCCATTATGGCTGGACTGCGAAACAGACCTGTGCCAATGTCGATAATTCAGGCACAAACCCAGGCAGCTCAGGAACGCGGTTTAGGTGTATCTTTCTTCTACTACGAGACTCTATGGAACGCTGCAGCTGAATCACCTATTGAACGCCAAACCGGATTCCAGGCATTGTTTCCCTATCCATCCATGCGATTCTAG